From Diospyros lotus cultivar Yz01 chromosome 4, ASM1463336v1, whole genome shotgun sequence, a single genomic window includes:
- the LOC127800297 gene encoding tubby-like F-box protein 3 codes for MTEMAGRVFRRSSDVKLGYGLKSVSGRVVRDDSPEGEGETDGLRESCCWASMPQELLREVLTRVEASEGGWPSRRNVVSCAGVCRSWREIVKEIVGTPEVSGKLTFPISVKQPGPRESLLQCFIRRSRSTHTYHLYLNLTQALAADGKFLLAARKFRRPTCTDYNISLHIDDMSKGSSTYVGKLRSNFLGTKFVIYDGLPPHAGAKMMKSRSTKLVVSRQISPRIPAGNYPVAHITYQMNVLGSRGPRRMNCVMDAIPASAIEHGGVAPTQTEFPLINMDSFPVLPFFRSKSSRRENIGCGSITDHRDGALVLKNKSPRWHEQLQCWCLNFHGRVTVASVKNFQLVASAENGQAAPEHEKVILQFGKVGKDIFTMDYRYPLSAFQAFAICLSSFDTKIACE; via the exons ATGACAGAAATGGCTGGCAGAGTTTTTAGGAGAAGTTCGGATGTGAAGTTAGGGTACGGATTGAAATCGGTGTCCGGGCGGGTGGTTCGGGACGACTCGccggagggggagggggagacgGATGGGTTGAGGGAGAGTTGTTGTTGGGCGAGCATGCCGCAGGAGCTTTTGAGGGAGGTTTTGACGAGGGTGGAGGCGTCGGAGGGAGGCTGGCCGTCGCGGCGGAACGTGGTTTCCTGTGCCGGAGTCTGCCGGAGTTGGAGAGAGATCGTGAAGGAGATCGTCGGGACGCCGGAGGTCTCCGGGAAACTGACTTTTCCGATTTCGGTCAAGCAG CCCGGTCCCAGAGAGTCTCTTCTCCAGTGTTTCATAAGACGGAGTCGTTCTACACATACATATCATCTTTACCTAAACTTAACTCAAG CGTTGGCTGCTGATGGGAAGTTTCTTCTCGCTGCTCGGAAGTTTAGGCGCCCCACCTGCACAGATTACAATATCTCTCTGCACATTGATGATATGTCAAAGGGGAGTAGCACATATGTGGGGAAATTAAG GTCAAACTTCCTGGGAACCAAGTTTGTAATATATGATGGTCTGCCACCCCATGCTGGAGCCAAAATGATGAAGAGTCGCTCAACTAAACTAGTGGTCTCAAGACAAATTTCCCCAAGAATTCCTGCTGGCAACTACCCTGTAGCTCACATCACATATCAGATGAATGTGTTGGGATCCAG GGGTCCTAGAAGAATGAATTGTGTTATGGATGCCATTCCTGCCTCTGCCATAGAACATGGAGGCGTGGCTCCCACACAGACTGAGTTCCCTCTTATCAACATGGATTCTTTTCCAGTGCTCCCATTTTTCCGGTCAAAATCAAGCCGCAGAGAGAATATTGGTTGTGGATCTATAACTGACCACAGAGATGGGGCTCTGGTTTTGAAGAACAAATCTCCCAGATGGCATGAGCAACTCCAGTGCTGGTGCTTGAACTTTCATGGACGGGTAACAGTTGCTTCTGTGAAAAATTTTCAGTTGGTGGCTTCTGCAGAGAATGGACAAGCGGCCCCAGAACATGAGAAGGTCATCCTCCAGTTTGGGAAAGTGGGGAAAGATATATTCACCATGGATTACCGCTACCCACTCTCTGCATTTCAGGCATTTGCAATTTGTCTTAGTAGCTTCGACACCAAGATTGCTTGTGAATGA
- the LOC127800298 gene encoding uncharacterized protein LOC127800298, translating to MGPPGGPGPGPGPGPPTPAPAPFPGGFIGGFFNSLCASLSSCFYLLCCCWLVQDCFGGPPAPGPPAPPAAPFGPPPVGPPGPPVVPLGPPPLGPPGPPAAPLGPPGPPLGPPGSPPWPADPSGPAGPPGGPGPGPGPF from the exons ATGGGACCGCCGGGAGGTCCAGGTCCAGGTCCCGGTCCCGGTCCTCCAACTCCGGCTCCGGCTCCGTTTCCGGGAGGCTTCATTGGTGGCTTTTTTAACAGCTTGTGCGCTTCTTTATCTTCCTG CTTCTACCTGCTGTGCTGTTGCTGGTTGGTGCAAGATTGCTTTGGTGGGCCACCTGCCCCTGGCCCACCAGCACCCCCAGCTGCTCCTTTTGGGCCGCCTCCTGTAGGCCCACCAGGACCCCCAGTTGTTCCTCTTGGGCCGCCTCCTCTAGGCCCACCAGGACCCCCAGCTGCTCCTCTTGGCCCACCCGGTCCTCCTCTTGGGCCTCCAGGAAGCCCACCATGGCCTGCTGATCCATCTGGACCTGCTGGGCCGCCGGGAGGTCCAGGCCCCGGTCCCGGCCCTTTCTGA
- the LOC127799183 gene encoding agamous-like MADS-box protein AGL14 codes for MVKRIENNKARKLTYKRRMAGIKKKAMELSTLCGIQASMVCFGPAGEIDTWPENPADVKTVIDMYQRRIDEPKLDDRLEAQKIKEAEEEISRARIENLEKIMKLMRAILDVFTQRAELLKETDGGREKIPLRIEGLVEILDQIKVDSIDKLDSYFEEAIASMKKFCEAVGNYYNEMIPSSSSQSVD; via the coding sequence ATGGTGAAGCGAATCGAGAATAACAAAGCTCGAAAGTTGACTTACAAGCGAAGAATGGCCGGAATCAAGAAGAAGGCGATGGAGCTCTCCACACTCTGCGGGATCCAAGCGTCCATGGTCTGCTTCGGCCCCGCCGGCGAGATTGACACCTGGCCGGAAAATCCAGCCGACGTCAAGACCGTCATCGACATGTATCAACGTCGCATTGATGAACCTAAGCTGGACGACCGTTTGGAAGCCCAGAAAATCAAGGAGGCTGAGGAGGAAATTTCTAGGGCAAGGATAGAAAATCTGGAGAAAATTATGAAGCTGATGAGAGCCATTCTGGATGTCTTCACGCAGAGAGCAGAATTGCTGAAGGAGACTGacggaggaagagagaaaatcCCGTTGAGAATTGAGGGGTTGGTTGAGATACTCGATCAAATTAAGGTTGATTCCATTGACAAGCTCGATTCCTACTTTGAAGAAGCCATTGCAAGTATGAAAAAGTTCTGTGAAGCCGTCGGTAATTACTATAACGAGATGATACCAAGTAGCTCATCGCAATCTGTGGATTAa